In Caloramator sp. E03, the sequence TACAAGAGGATTAGGGTTTGTATAGCCCTCACCTAATTTTGCAAGTTCTAAGGCTCTTTTCATATATAACTCGTCCATTAAATCACCTCAAATAAAAAAGCTCTGAAGATATTATCCTCAGAGCACAAAAAATCTATACATAAACATGCACCTCCTTCTTCCATCCAGACTTTACTGTCGGCTCTGGAATTTCACCAGAATCTGCAGCATAATGCTGCTCGCGGGCTGTACCGCCGGTCGGGAATTGCACCCTGCCCTGAAGGATAAATATATAATTTTATAGATATTATACCACTAACATATCAACAAATCAAATTTTAAATCTTTGTATCATCTCATTTAGTTTTTCAGCAGCCTCATTCTGGCTGTGGATAGATATAGCAACTTTCTCTATTGCCTTTGTAGTTTCATTAACGTTTTCCATAATCATCTGAGCCTGTTCGCCTGTCTTTTGAGAATTTGCCGCCATATTAGCAGCTGCATCGGAAACCTGCCCAACTGTAGCTGTAAGCTCTTCTGACATAGCAGCTATTTCCTGTGACATTCTGCTTACAAAATCAGCATCCTTATAATACTGCTTTCCTGTTTCACCATATACTTTAAATTGCTGCCTTACATTGCTGTTTATAAAGTTTAGCATGTCACTGTTAGCCTCAATGCGGGTCTTTGACAGTTGCAAGACAAAAAAAGTGCCTTAAAGCCTTGATATAGGCTTATTTTTTTGTCAAATTTTAAATTTTTATAGTGCACAATGTGTAACAATGTGTTATAATATAGATATAAATATATGAAGAGATGTGAAAAAATGAGATTACAAATTGTTAAATCAAAAAATGCAGCATCCTTATATGTAGTTAAATCTGTTTATGAAAAAGGCAAGCGTACATCAAAAGTAGTTGAGAAGCTTGGCACTTATGATGAACTTTTAAAAAAACTAAACGGACAAGACCCTATAGAATGGGGGAAGAGGTACGTTGAAGAGTTAAATAGAAAAGAAAAAGAAGAGAAAAGAGAAATATTAGTAAAATACTCGCCTGTTAAACAAATTAACAAGGACGAACAGCATACTTTTAATGGTAGTTACTTGTTTTTACAAAAAATATATAACGAGCTTGGGCTGCAAAATATCTGTAAAAATATTTCGGATAAACATAAATTTAATTTTAATCTAAATTCAATACTATCAAGATTAATTTATGCAAGAATTATTTATCCATCATCTAAGCTTGCTACATACGAACTATCAAAAAAATTTATTGAGCAGCCTGATTTTGAGCTTCAGCATATTTATAGAGCTTTAGAAGTGATTTCACAAGAAACAGATTTTATTCAGTCAGAATTATACAAGAACAGTCTTAAAGTTTGCAATCGTAATAAAGGAGTTCTCTATTATGACTGCACCAACTATTTCTTTGAAATTGAACAGGAAGAAGGATTAAAACAGTATGGAGTATCGAAGGAACATAGACCCAATCCAATTGTTCAAATGGGACTTTTCATGGATGGAGACGGCATCCCCCTTGCATTTTGTATAAACAAAGGTAATACTAATGAACAAGTAACTTTAAAACCTTTAGAGCAAAAAATTATATCCGAATTTGGGCTTTCAAAATTTATCATTTGTACAGATGCAGGGCTTGCATCTACAGCAAACAGAAAATTTAATAATATACAAAATCGAGCTTTTATTACTACACAATCTATTAAAAAATTAAAATCACATTTAAAAGAATGGGCGTTAGACCCCAAAGGATGGCATCTTAGCGATTCAGACAAAGTATATAATTTAAACGAAATTGACGAAGAAACAGATATTAATAAAATTTTTTATAAGGAACGCTGGATAAAAGAAGACGGGCTTGAACAAAAACTTATTGTAACATTTTCCTTGAAATATAGAAACTATCAAAGAACTATAAGAGGTAACCAAATAGAGAGAGCTCAAGAGGTTATTGATACCAATCCTACAAAATTGAAGAAATGTAATGCTAATGATTACAAACGCTTTATTTCAAAGACTCACTGCACACCTGACGGTGAAGTAGCTGAAAAAGAATTATACAGCATTAATGCTGATTTAATAGCACAAGAGGCAATGTATGATGGTTTTTACGCAGTATGTACAAATATAAGTGATGATGCTGCCGCAATTATAAAAATTAATAGAAGGCGTTGGGAAATAGAAGAGTCCTTCCGTATTATGAAATCAGAGTTTAAGGCAAGACCAGTATATTTAAGAAGAGATGATAGAATAAAAGCGCATTTTACAACTTGTTTCATTTCCCTGATGATATATAGGCTATTAGAAAAAAAGCTTTCAGAAAAATATACGTGTAGCGATATTATATCAGGACTTAGAGAAATGAATTTTTATGAGATTAAGAATGAGGGCTATATTCCAATATATACAAGGACCGATTTTACAGATGATTTACATGACAAATTTGGCTTTAGAACGGATTATCAAATAATTAATATGAAACAAATGAAAAAAATTTTTAAAGACACGAAAAAATAAAAAACATTGTTCACTTTTTTGAAAAGTATAAAAGCCTGAGAGCCCTTGATATTCAATGGTTCTACAGGCTTTTTGCTTCGCGCAACTGTCAAAGATGAGATTATACCACTAACATATCAACAAATCAAATTTTAAATCTTTGTATCATCTCATTTAGTTTTTCAGCAGCCTCATTCTGGCTGTGGATAGATATAGCAACTTTCTCTATTGCCTTTGTAGTTTCATTAACGTTTTCCATAATCATCTGAGCCTGTTCGCCTGTCTTTTGAGAATTTGCCGCCATATTAGCAGCTGCATCGGAAACCTGCCCAACTGTAGCTGTAAGCTCTTCTGACATAGCAGCTATTTCCTGTGACATTCTGCTTACAAAATCAGCATCCTTATAATACTGCTTTCCTGTTTCACCATATACTTTAAATTGCTGCCTTACATTGCTGTTTATAAAGTTTAGCATGTCACTGTTAGCCTCAATGCTTTCCTTAAATGCTCTTTGAACATTTACAATCGTCTCCTGAATATTTTTAACAGCCTCCGATGACTGCTCTGCAAGTTTTCTAACCTCATCAGCAACAACTGCAAATCCTCTTCCCATCTCTCCAGCCCTTGCGGCTTCAATTGCCGCATTAAGAGCAAGAAGGTTTGTCTGCTCTGCTATGCTTCCTATTGTATCTGCCATAACCTTTATATTGTCTACTATTTTGCCTTTCTCAATCACATTTTCCATAAGCTTTTTCTTTTCTTCAAATATTTTTTCGTTATCTTCAATTGCTCTTTCGCTGTTTTTTTGAACTTCAAAGGCCCTTTCTTTAAATTCATTTGCGTTATTGCTTCCTTCTAAAGCTTTTTTTGAAAGTTCATTTATGCTCGCATCTACCTCTTCAATAGAAGCGTTTATCTCCTGTGTTGCTGCTGTTGACTCCTGCATAGTTCCTGCTATGCTGTTTATCGCCTCATCTATTTCAATGGATTTTATGGTTAAATCTTCAATGGCTGTGGATAAATCCTTGGAGGAAATTTGTATCTGATTTGAGCTGTCCATTATCATTTTTATAAAGCCTTTAATGTTTTCCTGAGCAGTATTTAAAGACTCTGCAGTCTGCCCAAACTCATCCTTCCTTTTTATAATAACAGGCTGAGAAAAATCGTAATTTGATATCCTTTGTGCAAAGCTTTTAATTCCCTCAAGAGGAGAAACGATGTTTTTACTTACTATGTATGCTAAAAGAAGTATTATAATAAAGGCTATAAATGAAGTTATGGCAATTATATATGTAATGGTTTTGAATAATTCTATATTGCTAGAATTATCATTTTTAGCAACTTCATCGTTTATTTCAATACACCTTTGTATCTTTTTGAAAATTGAATCGGTTACTGGTTTAAGCTCAGTATTATAGGCTAATTCTGCATTATTAAAATCATTGTTTTTAACAAAGGTTCTAACCTTGTTAACCTTATCTGTGTATTTTGTCAAATCGTTTTTAAATTCCTCATAAAGCCTGTCCTCTTCTTCAGTTCCAGGCATAGTATCATAGTGCTGAATAGATTTATATATTTTTGAAATAGAATCATCTATATTTTTAGAAATCTCATCTGTTTTGCTGCTATCCTTTTCATATATAAGCTTTAAAACATCCGCTCTTACTTGCTCCATATTCCCTTTAATTTCATACAAATCCTTAATAGATAACAAATTCGTGCTGTACATATAATTAGCTGAGGTGCTTATCTTTTTTGTGCTTATTATTCCAATAACTCCAATAGATAATTGAAAAATGAATACCAAAACAAATATGGATGTAAGCTTTTTTCTAACACTTAAATTTGTAAAAAATTTCATGTTTCTACCCCCTTTTCTCATATTTAGTTGCATATAACATAATATCCTCTTCACCCAAACTACCTATTTCTGTATTTGCTGTTTATATTTCCTCATTTTTCATATATCATTATGCTACTCTTACTTTTTAAAAATCCCATAAAACTTGATACTCTCATTTTGGGTGGTATTTCTACTAGCATTTGTATATAGTCTGGGCATACCTCAGCTTCTATTATATTTACTCCTTTCCAATTACATAATTATCTTAAAATTGCTCCTATTTTCAATCTTTTGTCTCCATAAAATGCTTTTCTTCTATATTTCGAAGCAAAATATGTAATATTTATAATTCATTTAGTACATGATAAACTATGAATATCATTATTCATAATAACAATAAGCTCCAAGTGATTTTAAATTTGTTATTGACAGACAACAAATTTATTTTATCACTTGGAGGTTATTTTTTGAAGCCTTATCCTTAAAGCTTTATTTTTTTGATGCATTATTTACTGTATAAGTTGCAATAAAGGAAACGATAAGCATTGCAATAGATGCACCTATAAATACATAACTAAAGTTATTATAATAATTTATGATTTTTCCATTAATACTTGTACCTATTGCACCACCTATAAACATGTTAAAGGATGCAAGGGACATTGCAGTACCTCTTAGGTTTGGCATAGTTTCTTGTGATGTTGATACTAAAGTAGATTGAAGAGATACAAAAGCAAGCCCAAAACCAAATAAAGCTATGACTATAAACAAAGTTGAGTTGGTTTGGGACAATAGATAAAGAGATGCAGATCCAATTAATCCCATAACCAATAAAAATTTATTTTTAAGGTTATTCTTTAGTTTTGGAGCTATTCTACCGCCTACTACCGTAGCAATACCAAATGAAGTTAATATTATTCCAACAATTAATATGTTATATCCTGTTTTTGACTGAATAAATTTACCTGTATAGGTAAAACTACCAAATACACTAAAACCAACAAGCATAATTGTTGATACCACAGAAATAAGTTTTACATTTGATAATGCTTTTTTATAAACTCCGGTCAATTCAAGATGATTTATTATTCCAGGAAGCTTAGGTAGCTTTTTAAACATAACAATTGCAAGTATTAATTCACCTAAACCATATAAGAAATAAACTGCTCTCCACGAACCAAAATAAGCAATTATGCCTCCGATAAATGTAGCAGAAGCTCCCCCTAAGAACATCATGCCCATAACTTTACCTATAGATTTTTGCCTTTCACTTTGTTCAAAAATTTCACCAATAAGTGCCATAGTTACTGGAAATATTCCTGCACCAAATGCTCCATTAACTGCTCTAAAAAATACAAGAGAAGATAGATTAAAAGCAAAAGCTCCAAGCATACTAAATATAGCGGTACCAAAAGCTGCTATATTTATAATTTTTGTCTTTCCAAATCTATCACCTAATGGTCCAAATAAAATTGTAAAAAGACCAAAGGATAGCATATATGCGGTAACTGATGTCGCAGCAGTAGTTAGACTTAAATTTAAGTCCTTAGCAATGTTTATAATTAAAGGTGCTGCAGCATAATTGTCACCATTTGCTAAGAAAGCCATTAGACCTAAAACAAGTAAAATAATTTTTTTGTCATTAGCTGTCATTTAAAAACCTCCTAACTATATAATTATATAATTATATAGTTATTATAGTGATATAATTGATTTTTGTCAATATAAAATATAAATTGTCGATTAACATTAAGAATAGATAAAAATATAGTGTATTTCACCATAAAGAACGTATACTTAATGTTTTATTATTTTAATTTAACTTAAATAATCATCATTTTTACTAAAAAAAATAATTTTTATCCAATTAGAGCTTTATTTAAAAATAATAATTAACAGGTCATGACTAAGCAATAGCCACAACGAATGCATGAAAAAGTTTGGGGGTTGTCAAAGATGACAGTAACATGAGGGACGATTACTTATTATATTAAATAAACATAATATTTTATGGATATCCCCCTAATTTTACAGATACCGTGTATGAAATAAGTAACCGTCCCTCGGCTTGTACTTTTTTCCTTTTTTGTAAAGGGACATTTTCACACTAACCGTCCTCCAAAAGCCCCTGAAAGAAAGTCTTATGATAAATTTTTGAAATAAAAAATCGCAAGCTGGGTTCTGTCCCTTAAATTAAGCTTTGACAAAAGATTTGTAATATAGTTTCTGACTGTCCCTTCGCTAAGATATAGCTTCTCTGCTATTTCCTTATTTGACAAGCCCTCGGAGATGAGCTTTATAATCTCATAATCTCTATCGCTAATGTCAAAATCTTTAGGTCTTTTTTTGTTTTCCTCTTTTATCATACCATAAATAGTTTTTGCAACGCTTTTATCAAAAACCGCATTCCCTCTGTAAACAGCCCTAAGACTTTCTGCCAAACTATCAAAGGGTTGGTTTTTAAGCACATACCCCTCTGCTCCGTTTTTTATAGCTTCTTTTATATATTCATCATCCTTAAAGGTTGTAAGTATTATAACCTTTATATCTTTAAAGTTTTCCTTTATAAGTTTTGTTCCTAATACTCCATCTAAAACAGGCATTCTAATGTCCATCAAAACTATGTCAGGATGAAGCTGCCTGCACATCTCAAAGGCTTCCTGCCCGTTTGAAGCGCAGCCTGCAACCTCAATATCCTCCTCAAGCTCGCACATTATCCTAAGGCTGTCCCTTATTAAAGCATCATCATCAACTATCAAAAGTTTCATTAATATCACCCTCCAATTTCATAGGAAGAATACAAACAATCATAAAACCCTCTTCACCGCTTACAGAAATGCTCCCTCCTATATTTCTTATTCTCTCCCTCATTCCGCTTATTCCAAGGCCCTCATGTATTTCTTTGCAGCCTGTACCATTGTCCTTAATGTAGAGCCTTACATATTTTTCATTTATATCTATAGATATTTCAATTTTTGTTGCATTAGAATACTTTGACGCATTAGTAAGTGCTTCCTTAATGTTTGCATAAAGTATTTCAATATGGGAGGCTGAAAGGCTGTTAAAATCTCCATAAACTTTAAATTCTACATCGCAATATTTATACTTATCTATTATATCTTTTATGTATTCTATTCCATAATCTTCCTTAGGTTTTATGTTATGAACTGTATCACGAAGAAGGTTAAGTGCCTTTGAAAGTTCATCTATTGATTTTTCAAGAAGAATTAAAGCCTTATCCCTGTCCTTATCAAAAAGCTTTGAACATGCCTGAAGTTGAAACAAAACTCCCGATATGCTGTGCCCTACAT encodes:
- a CDS encoding methyl-accepting chemotaxis protein, whose amino-acid sequence is MLNFINSNVRQQFKVYGETGKQYYKDADFVSRMSQEIAAMSEELTATVGQVSDAAANMAANSQKTGEQAQMIMENVNETTKAIEKVAISIHSQNEAAEKLNEMIQRFKI
- a CDS encoding IS1634 family transposase — protein: MRLQIVKSKNAASLYVVKSVYEKGKRTSKVVEKLGTYDELLKKLNGQDPIEWGKRYVEELNRKEKEEKREILVKYSPVKQINKDEQHTFNGSYLFLQKIYNELGLQNICKNISDKHKFNFNLNSILSRLIYARIIYPSSKLATYELSKKFIEQPDFELQHIYRALEVISQETDFIQSELYKNSLKVCNRNKGVLYYDCTNYFFEIEQEEGLKQYGVSKEHRPNPIVQMGLFMDGDGIPLAFCINKGNTNEQVTLKPLEQKIISEFGLSKFIICTDAGLASTANRKFNNIQNRAFITTQSIKKLKSHLKEWALDPKGWHLSDSDKVYNLNEIDEETDINKIFYKERWIKEDGLEQKLIVTFSLKYRNYQRTIRGNQIERAQEVIDTNPTKLKKCNANDYKRFISKTHCTPDGEVAEKELYSINADLIAQEAMYDGFYAVCTNISDDAAAIIKINRRRWEIEESFRIMKSEFKARPVYLRRDDRIKAHFTTCFISLMIYRLLEKKLSEKYTCSDIISGLREMNFYEIKNEGYIPIYTRTDFTDDLHDKFGFRTDYQIINMKQMKKIFKDTKK
- a CDS encoding methyl-accepting chemotaxis protein, with the translated sequence MKFFTNLSVRKKLTSIFVLVFIFQLSIGVIGIISTKKISTSANYMYSTNLLSIKDLYEIKGNMEQVRADVLKLIYEKDSSKTDEISKNIDDSISKIYKSIQHYDTMPGTEEEDRLYEEFKNDLTKYTDKVNKVRTFVKNNDFNNAELAYNTELKPVTDSIFKKIQRCIEINDEVAKNDNSSNIELFKTITYIIAITSFIAFIIILLLAYIVSKNIVSPLEGIKSFAQRISNYDFSQPVIIKRKDEFGQTAESLNTAQENIKGFIKMIMDSSNQIQISSKDLSTAIEDLTIKSIEIDEAINSIAGTMQESTAATQEINASIEEVDASINELSKKALEGSNNANEFKERAFEVQKNSERAIEDNEKIFEEKKKLMENVIEKGKIVDNIKVMADTIGSIAEQTNLLALNAAIEAARAGEMGRGFAVVADEVRKLAEQSSEAVKNIQETIVNVQRAFKESIEANSDMLNFINSNVRQQFKVYGETGKQYYKDADFVSRMSQEIAAMSEELTATVGQVSDAAANMAANSQKTGEQAQMIMENVNETTKAIEKVAISIHSQNEAAEKLNEMIQRFKI
- a CDS encoding MFS transporter, which gives rise to MTANDKKIILLVLGLMAFLANGDNYAAAPLIINIAKDLNLSLTTAATSVTAYMLSFGLFTILFGPLGDRFGKTKIINIAAFGTAIFSMLGAFAFNLSSLVFFRAVNGAFGAGIFPVTMALIGEIFEQSERQKSIGKVMGMMFLGGASATFIGGIIAYFGSWRAVYFLYGLGELILAIVMFKKLPKLPGIINHLELTGVYKKALSNVKLISVVSTIMLVGFSVFGSFTYTGKFIQSKTGYNILIVGIILTSFGIATVVGGRIAPKLKNNLKNKFLLVMGLIGSASLYLLSQTNSTLFIVIALFGFGLAFVSLQSTLVSTSQETMPNLRGTAMSLASFNMFIGGAIGTSINGKIINYYNNFSYVFIGASIAMLIVSFIATYTVNNASKK
- a CDS encoding response regulator transcription factor, encoding MKLLIVDDDALIRDSLRIMCELEEDIEVAGCASNGQEAFEMCRQLHPDIVLMDIRMPVLDGVLGTKLIKENFKDIKVIILTTFKDDEYIKEAIKNGAEGYVLKNQPFDSLAESLRAVYRGNAVFDKSVAKTIYGMIKEENKKRPKDFDISDRDYEIIKLISEGLSNKEIAEKLYLSEGTVRNYITNLLSKLNLRDRTQLAIFYFKNLS
- a CDS encoding sensor histidine kinase, with product MKYIFKSTFFLYLIIKFSMSTNVSYRIVALTLIFICINIIKEKYYDSVYIVIVEIILIFFAVKMDWHFIILNGIILYDFFYKKAYIGIIPPIIFGVYFLKNEWILEYIMFLSLCAYLAYINKSLEEKNNDLKYAYDKERRYRYELESAKEKLIKSSIEAVHIAKIKERNRIARQIHDNVGHSISGVLFQLQACSKLFDKDRDKALILLEKSIDELSKALNLLRDTVHNIKPKEDYGIEYIKDIIDKYKYCDVEFKVYGDFNSLSASHIEILYANIKEALTNASKYSNATKIEISIDINEKYVRLYIKDNGTGCKEIHEGLGISGMRERIRNIGGSISVSGEEGFMIVCILPMKLEGDINETFDS